A part of Acidimicrobiales bacterium genomic DNA contains:
- a CDS encoding universal stress protein, whose translation MVVGVDGSEGSLAALRWAHQEAKLRGDELDVVMVWTYPYRGRRTGMSEPSDDMELEAAQALEAAMDRFRAELGDDHSVAVHGRLVEGGPAAALLEAADGADLLVVGSRGHGGFASLLLGSVSHQVAHHAVCPVAIIRG comes from the coding sequence ATCGTCGTCGGGGTCGACGGGTCGGAGGGCTCCTTGGCCGCGCTGCGGTGGGCGCACCAGGAGGCGAAGCTGCGGGGTGACGAGCTCGACGTGGTGATGGTGTGGACCTACCCGTACCGGGGTCGGCGCACCGGGATGTCGGAGCCATCCGACGACATGGAGCTCGAGGCGGCCCAGGCCCTCGAGGCGGCGATGGACCGGTTCCGCGCCGAGCTGGGCGACGACCACAGCGTGGCCGTCCACGGCCGGCTCGTCGAGGGCGGCCCCGCGGCGGCGCTCCTCGAGGCGGCCGACGGCGCCGACCTGCTGGTCGTGGGATCCCGGGGGCACGGCGGCTTCGCCTCGCTGCTCCTGGGCTCGGTGAGCCACCAGGTGGCGCACCACGCCGTGTGCCCGGTGGCCATCATCCGAGGCTGA
- a CDS encoding glucose 1-dehydrogenase produces MGDRLAGKVALITGAASGMGRVAAHLFAAEGARVVVSDVVVEPGQATVAELRAAGHEAAFVRADVSRADEAEAMVAGALQAFGALHVLYNNAGIFPADDDGPTTTPEETWDRVMAVNLKGVWLGCRYGIPAMLASGGGSIVNVASFVALVGAATPQIAYTSSKGGVLAMTREIAVEYGRSGIRANALCPGPVETPLLAELMSDPARRQRRLVHIPMGRLGRAEEIARAALFLACDDSSFMTGAALVVDGGITAAYTTPE; encoded by the coding sequence ATGGGCGACAGGCTGGCCGGCAAGGTGGCCTTGATCACGGGCGCGGCCAGCGGCATGGGCCGGGTGGCGGCGCACCTGTTCGCCGCCGAGGGCGCACGGGTCGTGGTGTCGGACGTGGTCGTCGAGCCGGGCCAGGCCACGGTGGCCGAGCTCCGCGCCGCCGGGCACGAGGCCGCCTTCGTCCGGGCCGACGTGTCGCGGGCCGACGAGGCCGAGGCCATGGTGGCCGGCGCGCTCCAGGCGTTCGGCGCCCTGCACGTGCTCTACAACAACGCCGGCATCTTCCCGGCCGACGACGACGGCCCCACCACCACCCCCGAGGAGACGTGGGACCGCGTGATGGCCGTCAACCTGAAGGGCGTGTGGCTCGGCTGCCGGTACGGCATCCCGGCGATGCTGGCCTCGGGCGGCGGATCGATCGTGAACGTGGCGTCGTTCGTCGCGCTGGTGGGAGCGGCCACGCCGCAGATCGCCTACACGTCGAGCAAGGGGGGCGTGCTGGCCATGACACGCGAGATCGCGGTCGAGTACGGCCGCTCCGGCATCCGGGCCAACGCCCTGTGCCCCGGCCCGGTGGAGACGCCGCTGCTCGCCGAGCTGATGTCCGACCCGGCCCGTCGCCAGCGTCGGCTCGTGCACATCCCCATGGGCAGGCTGGGCCGGGCCGAGGAGATCGCGCGGGCGGCGCTCTTCCTGGCGTGCGACGACTCCTCGTTCATGACCGGGGCGGCCCTCGTCGTCGATGGAGGAATCACGGCGGCCTACACCACGCCTGAGTAA
- a CDS encoding amino acid permease, whose protein sequence is MGGFSNFAVSFTIISILSGCLTLYGFGMNAGGPVVMAIGWPLVGLLVTLVGLSMAEVCSSYPTAGGLYYWSAKLAKRNAPAWSWFTGWFNLLGQVAVTAGIDFGLASFLGAYLNLAFGMEITRPRIIIIYGVVLLLHGLLNTFGVRLVALFNDVSVWWHILGVVVIVGSLLLFSDDLQSPKAVFTTFVNNTGWEFKGSGLYVFLIGLLLAQYTFTGYDASAHMTEETRAADVAGPRGIVMSIVVSLLAGWVLLVGITMAIPGQLGLDGSGYQSALNSPTGVPPVQIFIDALGRNFGEVLLLIVIGAQFFCGMASVTANSRMLYAFARDGAVPAHRLWHRINPRTRTPTNSIWFCAVFAFVLGLPYLYSPTAYFAVTSIAVIGLYIAYIIPIFLRLRAGDSFQRGPWHLGRWSKPVGWAAVVWVLFISVLFCLPQFSPVTVDTFNYAPVAVGVVALFAGVWWVVSARRWFTGPKVQGTREELEAIEHELESIA, encoded by the coding sequence ATGGGTGGCTTCTCCAACTTCGCGGTCTCGTTCACGATCATCTCGATCCTGTCGGGCTGCCTCACCCTCTACGGGTTCGGCATGAACGCCGGCGGACCCGTGGTCATGGCCATCGGCTGGCCGCTCGTCGGCCTGCTCGTCACGCTCGTCGGCCTGTCGATGGCCGAGGTGTGCTCCAGCTACCCCACCGCCGGCGGCCTCTACTACTGGTCGGCCAAGCTGGCCAAGCGCAACGCACCGGCATGGAGCTGGTTCACCGGCTGGTTCAACCTGCTCGGGCAGGTGGCGGTCACCGCCGGCATCGACTTCGGGCTCGCCAGCTTCCTTGGCGCCTACCTGAACCTGGCCTTCGGGATGGAGATCACGCGGCCCCGCATCATCATCATCTACGGGGTGGTCCTTCTGCTCCACGGGCTGCTCAACACCTTCGGCGTGCGGCTGGTGGCGCTGTTCAACGACGTGAGCGTCTGGTGGCACATCCTCGGCGTGGTGGTCATCGTCGGGTCGCTCCTGCTCTTCTCCGACGACCTGCAGTCGCCGAAGGCGGTGTTCACCACCTTCGTCAACAACACCGGCTGGGAATTCAAGGGCTCCGGGCTGTACGTCTTCCTGATCGGGCTCCTGCTCGCCCAGTACACGTTCACCGGCTACGACGCCTCGGCCCACATGACCGAGGAGACCAGGGCCGCCGACGTGGCCGGACCCCGCGGGATCGTCATGTCGATCGTCGTGTCCCTCCTCGCCGGCTGGGTCCTGCTCGTCGGCATCACGATGGCGATCCCGGGGCAGCTCGGCCTCGACGGCTCGGGCTACCAGTCGGCGCTGAACTCCCCCACGGGCGTTCCCCCCGTCCAGATCTTCATCGATGCGCTCGGGCGCAACTTCGGCGAGGTGCTCCTGCTGATCGTGATCGGCGCCCAGTTCTTCTGCGGCATGGCCTCGGTCACCGCCAACAGCCGCATGCTCTACGCCTTCGCCCGTGACGGCGCCGTGCCGGCCCACCGGCTCTGGCACCGGATCAACCCGCGGACCCGCACGCCCACCAACTCGATCTGGTTCTGCGCGGTCTTCGCCTTCGTGCTCGGCCTGCCCTACCTGTACAGCCCCACCGCCTACTTCGCGGTCACCTCCATCGCGGTGATCGGGCTCTACATCGCCTACATCATCCCGATCTTCCTGCGGCTCCGGGCGGGCGACAGCTTCCAGAGGGGCCCCTGGCACCTCGGCCGGTGGAGCAAGCCCGTGGGATGGGCCGCGGTCGTGTGGGTGCTGTTCATCAGCGTGCTCTTCTGCCTCCCGCAGTTCAGCCCGGTCACGGTGGACACGTTCAACTACGCGCCGGTGGCCGTGGGCGTCGTCGCCCTGTTCGCAGGGGTCTGGTGGGTCGTGTCGGCCCGGAGGTGGTTCACCGGGCCGAAGGTGCAGGGCACCCGGGAGGAGCTGGAGGCCATCGAGCACGAGCTCGAGAGCATCGCCTGA